The nucleotide window TTCTTGCGGAGGTGGAGTTGGACACTGCCGATGCACCCTTGGAGCTTCCTCCGTGGTGCGGCCAGGAAGTGACCAGTGATGGTCGCTGGAGCAACGCGGCCCTTGCGGTCGCACCCATTGCGGAATGGCCCGAAGAGGTCAGATGTCGCTATGGCTTCGGCAGCCATCAATAAGCTCAAACACCCTTGAGGATTTCTTTTGTTTTCCTTTAGATTTCTCTCAGGAAGCGTGAAGGTGCCACGTGCACGGCCTCTACGACCATGAGGGAGTACTGCGATTCATCGGTCTCGATCGCGAGGCGTGCATCGCCTACGCGGAGCTGTTCGATCTCTCGCTGAATCATTGTTCAATGCTCGATCTGCCATTGCCTCTGCCGTTGGCTGTCAGGGGGCGTCCTCGGATGTATCCGGAAGCGAGCAGCAGTTGAAGCCATCGCGGCAGATCTTCCCGTGATCCATCGCCCAGTTGAGAAGGGCCACCCGGTTCTTGGATCCGGTTTTTGTGAACACATTGCTGACGTGATTATCCACGGTGCGCTTGCTGATGGTGAGCCGCTCGGCAATTTCCTGATTCGTTAAACCTTCAGCGACCAACTCGATGATCTCGAGTTCCC belongs to Synechococcus sp. WH 7805 and includes:
- a CDS encoding helix-turn-helix transcriptional regulator → MSTVSMTSGEGTGSMNASLSARELEIIELVAEGLTNQEIAERLTISKRTVDNHVSNVFTKTGSKNRVALLNWAMDHGKICRDGFNCCSLPDTSEDAP